Genomic segment of Oscillospiraceae bacterium:
TGAGGCAAAACGCGCTGATTGTGATTTTAGCGCAGATCGGTTCGTTCGTACCGGCATCGAGTGCAAAAATCGGCGTCTGTGATGCGGTTTTTACGCGTGTAGGTGCAAGTGACGACCTCTCGTCGGGGCAGTCCACCTTTATGGTCGAGATGAGTGAACTGGCATATATTTTGAAAAACGCGACGGCAAAATCTTTAATTATTTTGGATGAGATCGGCCGCGGCACTTCGACTTTCGACGGTATGAGTATTGCGCGGGCGGTGGTCGAATATATTGCCGATGCCAAGAAAATCGGCGCAAAGACCATGTTCGCGACCCATTATCACGAACTTTGCGAGATGGAAGACCGATTGGACTGCGTGAAAAATTACAACATCCTCGTAAAAAAGCGCGGCGACGAAATCACGTTTTTGCGTAAAATCGCCCGAGGCGGCGCGGATGACAGTTATGGTATTGAGGTCAGCAAGCTGGCGGGAGTGCCTGATGCGGTGGTCAAAAAGGCTAAAGTGATTTTGGCGGAACTTGAAAAGAACCGCGACGAGCGGGTCTGGGCCGATAAAAAACAACAAGGCGGCATCGTTGACGGAGAACAGGGTGCTTTTGCCGATATGCAGACCCAGAAACTTTTACAGGACTTGCGCAATCTTGACGTCAATACCGTCAGCCCGCTCGAGGCGCTGACCATGCTTGACGAATTTTCGAAAAAGGCCAAAACGATTTAACCCCTCGCAATGACGGGGCAGGGGGATTCCAACGGGCCGCGCCCGATATTGCCCGTGAAACGGTACAAGACTTGCGGGCGATTAAGAATCGCCCCTACAATAAACACAAGCGTCCGGTTGCCGTCAGGTCTGGATTGCCACGGGCTAAAGCCCTCGCAAAGACGGTTTAAATAATGTAGGGGCGGATATCATCCGCCCGTAAAAACAAATGTGTCAAAAGAAAGGAGGTAAATGCGTGGCGGAGATCAGGCTTCTTGATAAAACGGTCGCTGAGCTTGTTGCGGCAGGAGAGGTCGTGGAACGGCCCGCTTCGGTGATCAAAGAACTGTTGGAAAATTCCATTGACGCGGGTGCGGGGCAGGTCACCGTCGAAATTCAAAACGGCGGGATGACCTTTATGCGCGTGACCGACAACGGCTGCGGAATCCCAGAGAAACAGGTTCCGACGGCTTTTTTACGCCATGCGACCTCCAAAATCAGCACTGCCGACGATCTTACGGCCATCGGCACTTTGGGCTTTCGCGGTGAGGCACTGGCTTCGATCGGGGCGGTTGCCAAGGTCGAGATGATCACCAAAACCGCCGACAGTGAGCTGGGCTGCAGGGCGGTAATGGCGGGCGGTGAGATGGTCGAGTGTTATTCGACCGGCTGTCCCAACGGGACGACGATTTTAGTCAGAGACTTATTTTATAATATTCCGGCGCGGCTCAAGTTTATGAAAAAGGACGTCAGCGAGGGCAACGCCGTCACGGCGGTGGTGCAGCGGCTTGCGCTTTCGCACCCCGAGACGTCGGTGCGGTTTTTACGCGACGGAAAAGAGATTTTATTTACACCGGGCAACAACAAGCTCTATTCGGCGATTTATTCGGTGATGGGAAAAGAGTTCGCCGCCGATCTGACCCGTGTCGAGTACAGTATGAACAACGTCTCCGTCAGCGGTTTTGTGACCAAGCCGTATGCCGCGCAGGGCACCCGGAACAATCAGGTCTTTTTTATCAACGGGCGATATGTGCGCAGCAGAACTTGCCAGGTGGCTATCGAGCAGGCCTTTAAAAATACAATTTCGACCGGGCGGTTTCCCGCAGGCGTTTTAAACGTGAAGCTTCCGGTTGAACTCGTCGACGTCAACATTCATCCGGCCAAGACCGAGGTGCGGTTTGTCAACGAACAGCCGGTTTTCGACGCGGTTTATTACGGAATCAAGAGCGTTTTGGGCGGGGACAATATCCCCAAGTTCACCGGTGAGTCGTTTGCAAGAATCTCGGAAAAACCGGTCAAGACCGAAAACATAAAAATCGAGGTCGCTCCGCCGCCGGTCATTTCGAAAAACCACTCGGTTGAGGTGACAAAAACTCCTGTTGAAATCAGAGATGGAATTTTTGAAGAAAAATCGCAGCCGCAGCGCGTTCAACCCCCTGAGCGGATCGTATCTTCTGTGTCGGCTGTACCTCCGGTTCAGGAGCCGGTGCGGGAGCAATATCTGGAGACCGACAATGGTGAGGAGACCGAGGGCCTTCGCCTGCTCGGAGAGGTGTTTTCGTGTTATATTCTCACTGAGAGCAAAGACGGCGAAAAGCTGTTTTTGGTGGACAAACACGCTGCGCATGAGCGAATTTTATTTGAGCGATTGAAAGAGAATTTCGGGAAAACCGACAGCCAGGCGTTATTGATCGCACAGCCGGTGACGATGAGCGCCGAGGAACAAAACGCTGTACTGCAAAACGCCGAGACGCTGCGAAACCTCGGGTTTGAAATTGAGGATTTCGGCGGGAGCATTCTGCTGCGGCAGGTGCCGACCTATATCGGTGCGGCCGACGGGCCCGAGCTGCTGCGGGAACTGGCAAATCAACTGGCTTCAGGCGGTAAGACCGCCGGGAATTCGGATATGCTCGACGATTTGCTGCACACAACCGCTTGTAAAGCTGCGATAAAAGCCGGAAAAGAGAGCGCGCCCGAAGAACTCCTTGAGATTGTGAAAACCGTTCTGACCGATCCGCGCATCCGGTATTGCCCGCACGGACGGCCTGTTTTGATTGTGATGACCAAACGTGAATTTGACCGCCGGTTCGGCAGAATTTGAGGCAGAGATGAGACAGCGATTGATCCGCAATTCCGGTCTGATGACCGAGGGTCCCATTGCCAAGCAACTCTTAATTTATGCGATACCGATTTTGCTGAGCAGCTTTTTACAGCAATTATATAATATCGTAGACACAATGGTGGCCGGAAAACTCATCAATTACAACGCCCTTGCCGCCGTCGGTGCAAACGGCGTCATTGTCAGTTTGTTGGTGGGTTTCTTTTTGGGTTTTACGACCGGCGGAAGCGTGATCATCTCGCAGGCATTCGGCGCGCGGGACACCAAAGGGGTCTTTGACGGTGTCCATACCGCGGTCGGCGTATCAATTGCGGCCGGGGTTTTGCTGACCGGACTCGGGCTGGTTTTTACTCCTGCGCTGCTTAAGCTGATCAACACGCCGGAGGAAGTCCGGGGGATGGCGATACAGTATTTGACTATCTATTTTTGCGGCACGGTTCCGGTGATGCTTTATAACATGGGTTCGGCGATTCTGCGTGCGGTAGGTAATTCGACGCTGCCGCTCGTCTTTTTGGCCGTCGCAGCCGGAATGAATACGGTCTTGGATTTTGTATTCGTGGGCGGATTGAAAATGGGCATCGCGGGAACGGCATGGGCGACCGTGATTTCGCAGACGCTGGCGGCGGCATTGACTGTTGCGGCACTGATGCGAACCGAGGGCATTTATAAGCTTTTCATCCGAAAAATCCGCATCAAAAAGGATGTTTTATTTCAAATTTTAAAACTCGGCGTTCCGGCGGGACTGCAGACCTCCGTGATTTCACTGTCCAACATTCTGATTCAACGTGCCATTAACGGATTCGGCGCGGTCGTGATGGCTGGTGCGGCGGTCGCGGGCAAGGTAGACGGGATTGTCGGCGGGACGATCGCCTCATTCGGACTTGCAACAACAGGTTTTTCCGGGCAAAATTACGGCGCGGGACGAATTGACCGGGTTAAAAAAGGTGCAAGAATCGGATTTTTGATGTCTTTCTCCGCTTGCATTATCATGAGCGGAATTTTATTGATTTTCAGAAATCAGGTGGCCTCACTGTTCAACGAGGATCCGCAGGTCATTAAAAGTGCGGTGCAAATGATGGTAATGATGCTGCCGCTTTATTGGGTGTACGGAATTGTGGATATTTTCGGCGGCACGATGCGGGGCGCCGGTTCGACTTTTGTGCCGATGGTCGTGATCCTGGTTGGGATGTGTTTAATGCGGATGGTATGGATTGCCGTCGCCGCTCCTGTTTTCAGCGATGTACGAGCGGTATTTGCCGTATATCCGATTTCTTGGATCTGGACTGCCATACCGATGTGGCTGATCTATCTGCGCGGGAAATGGAATAAGAAAGGTGAGGGGGTCATTTCATGCGAAACGTCATCGTCCTGACGGGACCAACCGCCTCGGGCAAGACTTCACTTGCGATTAAACTGGCCAAAGCATACGGCGGCGAGATCGTGGGGGCCGATTCGATGCAGATTTATTCCGGTATGGATATCGCCACCGCCAAACCGACGGAACAAGAACGGACGGAAATACCGCACCATTTGATTGACGTCGTCGAACCCGGCGAGGATTTTTCGGTCTTTCGCTGGTATGAAGAGGCCAAAAAAGCGATTACAGGGACTCATAAGCGGGGACATCTGCCCATTGTCGTCGGGGGTACAGGGCAATATATTTCGACATTACTGCACAACATCAATTATACCGGGGAAAAGTCCGATCCCGAACTGAGAATGCGATTGGAAAAGGAATATGATCAATCGGGTGGTGCAACAATGCTTGCAAAACTGCGGAAAATCGACCCAGAAGCCGCTGTTAAATTGCATGAAAACGACCGTTCTCGCATTTTGCGGGGGTTGGAATTAGCCGAAACCGGACTGACCAAGAGCCGGCAAAATGAGCTTTCTCACGGCGAAAAAATCTATGATATCTGCGCTGTTCAGCTGAACTTTTTATCGCGGGAAACGCTTTATACCCGCATTGACGCACGGGTTGATGAGATGTTTGCGCTGGGTTTAGAACAGGAAGCGCAAAAAATTCGCCCGATGCTGGGGCCGACTTCGGCACAGGCGATCGGATATAAAGAATTGTTCGCTTATTTCGACGGAAAACAGTCACTTGATGAGGCAAAGAGCCGCATCAAACAGGCCACGCGTAATTATGCCAAACGGCAGCTCACTTGGATGCGGGCAGAAATCGGTTTAAATCGCATTTTCGCCGACTCCGGTGCCGATTTATTTGGCCTTTCTACAAAAATCTTGCAATTATGCGGCATAAT
This window contains:
- the mutL gene encoding DNA mismatch repair endonuclease MutL — protein: MAEIRLLDKTVAELVAAGEVVERPASVIKELLENSIDAGAGQVTVEIQNGGMTFMRVTDNGCGIPEKQVPTAFLRHATSKISTADDLTAIGTLGFRGEALASIGAVAKVEMITKTADSELGCRAVMAGGEMVECYSTGCPNGTTILVRDLFYNIPARLKFMKKDVSEGNAVTAVVQRLALSHPETSVRFLRDGKEILFTPGNNKLYSAIYSVMGKEFAADLTRVEYSMNNVSVSGFVTKPYAAQGTRNNQVFFINGRYVRSRTCQVAIEQAFKNTISTGRFPAGVLNVKLPVELVDVNIHPAKTEVRFVNEQPVFDAVYYGIKSVLGGDNIPKFTGESFARISEKPVKTENIKIEVAPPPVISKNHSVEVTKTPVEIRDGIFEEKSQPQRVQPPERIVSSVSAVPPVQEPVREQYLETDNGEETEGLRLLGEVFSCYILTESKDGEKLFLVDKHAAHERILFERLKENFGKTDSQALLIAQPVTMSAEEQNAVLQNAETLRNLGFEIEDFGGSILLRQVPTYIGAADGPELLRELANQLASGGKTAGNSDMLDDLLHTTACKAAIKAGKESAPEELLEIVKTVLTDPRIRYCPHGRPVLIVMTKREFDRRFGRI
- a CDS encoding MATE family efflux transporter, with translation MNLTAGSAEFEAEMRQRLIRNSGLMTEGPIAKQLLIYAIPILLSSFLQQLYNIVDTMVAGKLINYNALAAVGANGVIVSLLVGFFLGFTTGGSVIISQAFGARDTKGVFDGVHTAVGVSIAAGVLLTGLGLVFTPALLKLINTPEEVRGMAIQYLTIYFCGTVPVMLYNMGSAILRAVGNSTLPLVFLAVAAGMNTVLDFVFVGGLKMGIAGTAWATVISQTLAAALTVAALMRTEGIYKLFIRKIRIKKDVLFQILKLGVPAGLQTSVISLSNILIQRAINGFGAVVMAGAAVAGKVDGIVGGTIASFGLATTGFSGQNYGAGRIDRVKKGARIGFLMSFSACIIMSGILLIFRNQVASLFNEDPQVIKSAVQMMVMMLPLYWVYGIVDIFGGTMRGAGSTFVPMVVILVGMCLMRMVWIAVAAPVFSDVRAVFAVYPISWIWTAIPMWLIYLRGKWNKKGEGVISCETSSS
- the miaA gene encoding tRNA (adenosine(37)-N6)-dimethylallyltransferase MiaA, which gives rise to MRNVIVLTGPTASGKTSLAIKLAKAYGGEIVGADSMQIYSGMDIATAKPTEQERTEIPHHLIDVVEPGEDFSVFRWYEEAKKAITGTHKRGHLPIVVGGTGQYISTLLHNINYTGEKSDPELRMRLEKEYDQSGGATMLAKLRKIDPEAAVKLHENDRSRILRGLELAETGLTKSRQNELSHGEKIYDICAVQLNFLSRETLYTRIDARVDEMFALGLEQEAQKIRPMLGPTSAQAIGYKELFAYFDGKQSLDEAKSRIKQATRNYAKRQLTWMRAEIGLNRIFADSGADLFGLSTKILQLCGIIC